The proteins below come from a single Sorghum bicolor cultivar BTx623 chromosome 4, Sorghum_bicolor_NCBIv3, whole genome shotgun sequence genomic window:
- the LOC8064229 gene encoding chaperone protein ClpB1: MDGGFAARSYHIDDSTAATGRLSRRRKLRVKHEPYPFDYYYYDFSDFRCRAGGSRLDDDGSHLAGKRRCTAVSSSAAAVDPMRHGHVSQAAKRLDPVVSNGPMAATATPPTASPAAGTVPPPPAPASAAPAPSVPPNVGRAAPPVTGVVPRTSSSYLRLMRPRRSTLLGSVRPSSGVLSMEGLAGRSASAPKAAPLGKHATWEKYGRDITADAGKMDPVIGRDEEIDRVVCILSRRTKNSAMLVGAPGVGKTAIAEGLAQRIAAGAVPAPLVGARVVEVDLGAMVAGTQYRGMFEERMKKVIQQAEAADGKVVLFIDEVHMLLGAGQTKDGSMDGANLLKPALARGRIRCIGATTFDEHRKYVEKDAAFERRFQKVHVQEPSVPATIDILQGLKKKYEEHHGAAIQDAAIVAAAQLANRYITGRQFPDKAIDLIDEACATARMQKDNILKGSTAHLLPENAANEAIVSPGQIAEVVSRWTGIPVNTLDKDEKERLMHLADRLRERVVGQEAAVNSVAQAVLRSRAGLDQPGQPIGSFLFLGSTGVGKTELAKALAEQLFDSEKMLVRFDMSEFVGTHSVLRLIGAPPSYHGHQDGGQLTEKVRQKPYSVILFDEIEKADPAVFNVLLQLLDDGLLTDGKGRIVDFKNTIIIMTSNLGAEYLMEAISGEKTMEAARDLVIKQAQKHFRPEFLNRLSELVVFEPLSQDKRREVANIHMKGIIARAANKGITLSASDAALDVVLSESDDPHYGARPIRRWLQKNVMTKLSEMLFKGEIDADTAVIIDACDDKKCLKYEVVKNVPTSEALHRRLVVEIPSDSDSDDDL, translated from the exons ATGGACGGCGGCTTCGCCGCTCGAAGCTACCATATCGATGACTCCACCGCCGCCACCGGGCGCCTCTCGAGGCGGCGCAAGTTGAGGGTTAAGCACGAGCCCTATCCCTTCGACTACTACTACTACGACTTCTCCGATTTCCGGTGCCGTGCCGGCGGCAGCCGCCTCGACGATGACGGCTCGCACTTGGCAGGCAAGCGCCGCTGCACGGCCGTCTCgtcgtccgccgccgccgtcgacccGATGCGCCACGGCCACGTTTCCCAGGCAGCAAAGAGGTTAGATCCGGTTGTCTCCAACGGGCCCATGGCTGCCACCGCTACGCCGCCCACAGCGAGTCCGGCCGCAGGGACGGTGCCTCCGCCACCGGCCCCAGCCTCCGCGGCCCCGGCACCCAGCGTGCCGCCGAACGTGGGGCGAGCAGCCCCGCCGGTCACCGGCGTCGTGCCCAGGACGTCGTCTTCTTATTTGCGTTTGATGAGACCGCGGCGCTCTACGCTACTTGGTTCTGTGCGTCCATCATCTGGCGTTTTGTCGATGGAGGGCCTCGCCGGAAGATCTGCATCCGCTCCAAAGGCGGCGCCTTTGGGAAAGCACGCGACTTGGGAGAAGTACGGTCGGGACATAACAGCTGACGCCGGCAAGATGGACCCAGTGATCGGCCGCGACGAAGAGATCGACCGCGTCGTATGTATCCTCAGCCGCCGGACCAAGAACAGCGCCATGCTCGTCGGCGCTCCCGGTGTCGGCAAGACGGCCATCGCCGAGGGCCTGGCGCAGCGCATCGCGGCAGGGGCCGTTCCCGCACCGCTCGTTGGGGCGCGTGTCGTGGAGGTCGACCTCGGCGCGATGGTTGCCGGGACCCAGTACCGCGGCATGTTCGAGGAGCGCATGAAGAAGGTGATCCAGCAGGCGGAGGCTGCTGACGGCAAGGTCGTGTTGTTCATCGACGAGGTGCATATGCTACTTGGCGCTGGGCAGACCAAGGATGGATCAATGGATGGTGCCAATCTGCTGAAGCCTGCTCTGGCTCGTGGCCGCATCCGCTGCATTGGCGCCACGACGTTCGATGAGCACCGCAAGTATGTTGAGAAGGATGCTGCGTTTGAGCGACGGTTCCAGAAGGTGCACGTGCAGGAGCCAAGCGTGCCGGCGACAATTGACATTCTTCAGGGCCTTAAAAAGAAATATGAAGAGCACCATGGCGCTGCAATCCAGGACGCGGCCATAGTAGCAGCTGCCCAGCTTGCCAATCGGTACATTACAG GTCGCCAATTTCCTGACAAGGCAATTGATCTTATTGATGAAGCATGTGCCACTGCAAGGATGCAAAAAGATAACATATTGAAAGGAAGTACAGCGCACCTTCTCCCTGAAAATGCCGCCAACGAAGCTATTGTTTCACCAGGCCAAATCGCAGAG GTTGTGAGTCGATGGACTGGCATTCCTGTCAATACACTTGACAAGGATGAGAAGGAAAGGTTAATGCACTTGGCAGATAGATTGCGCGAGCGAGTTGTTGGCCAGGAAGCAGCAGTTAATTCAGTAGCACAAGCTGTGCTAAGGTCAAGGGCTGGTTTGGATCAACCTGGCCAACCAATaggctcttttcttttcttgggATCAACTGGTGTTGGGAAGACAGAACTTGCAAAGGCTCTTGCGGAACAGCTGTTTGACAGTGAGAAGATGTTGGTGCGGTTTGACATGTCTGAATTTGTTGGCACTCACTCAGTGCTACGTCTCATTGGGGCACCTCCCAG CTATCATGGACATCAGGATGGAGGACAGCTAACCGAGAAAGTCAGGCAAAAGCCATACAGTGTAATTCTTTTCGATGAAATTGAGAAGGCCGATCCAGCAGTGTTTAATGTTCTTCTCCAGCTTCTTGATGATGGTTTGTTGACTGATGGTAAAGGCAGAATTGTTGATTTTAAAAATACCATCATCATTATGACTTCAAATCTTGGAGCTGAGTACCTAATGGAAGCAATATCTGGTGAAAAAACAATGGAGGCTGCACGTGACCTTGTCATTAAGCAG GCACAGAAACATTTCAGACCTGAGTTCCTGAACAGGCTGAGCGAGCTTGTGGTATTTGAGCCACTatcccaagataaaaggagggaGGTTGCTAACATTCATATGAAAGGCATCATTGCTCGTGCAGCAAATAAGGGCATCACTCTATCCGCAAGCGATGCTGCTTTGGATGTAGTCTTGTCAGAGTCAGACGACCCA CATTATGGTGCAAGGCCAATCAGGAGGTGGTTGCAAAAGAATGTGATGACAAAGCTCTCAGAGATGCTTTTTAAAGGAGAAATTGATGCAGATACTGCTGTCATTATTGATGCTTGTGATGATAAGAAATGTCTGAAGTATGAAGTCGTGAAGAACGTGCCAACAAGCGAGGCTCTGCACCGTCGACTTGTTGTGGAGATTCCTAGTGACTCCGACAGTGACGATGACCTATAG
- the LOC8061020 gene encoding transcription factor E2FA yields MSGLGSGRPQAAQKILQSLRPPLSFASPSRPPFAAPDEYHRFPTPAAATGPGATSGGVGVGGDPPDTIEEGLVLRTPLKRKARSVENDTAESSDCIITSPMLTPVSGKTVKASKAKAKNSKAGPQTPTSNVGSPLNPPTPVGTCRYDSSLGLLTKKFINLLKQAPDGILDLNNAAETLEVQKRRIYDITNVLEGIGLIEKTLKNRIRWKALDDSSVHLDNGISALQAEVENLSLQEQALDERMSDMREKLRELTEDENNKRWIYVTEDDIKGLPSFQNYTLIAIKAPHGTTLEVPDPDEAGDYLQRRYRIVLRSTMGPIDVYLVSQFDENIEELGDVMPRHQPTEDFNTTYAAQSSTPIDVAHDVQQSQKIPQDPSTLHDFGGMTRLTASDVQTSDYWLLTEGDVSMTDIWRTEQEVQWDQMDFLSEDVVTPRAHNQQPVTADGPHMEVPSMDKP; encoded by the exons ATGTCGGGGCTTGGCAGCGGCAGGCCGCAGGCTGCTCAGAAGATCCTGCAGTCGCTGCGCCCGCCGCTGTCCTTCGCCTCGCCGTCGCGGCCGCCCTTCGCCGCGCCAGACGAGTACCACCGCTTCCCCACGCCGGCTGCGGCCACGGGCCCCGGCGCCACCTCAGGCGGCGTCGGCGTGGGGGGTGATCCTCCTGATACTATCGAGGAGGGGCTGGTCCTACGGACGCCG CTAAAAAGGAAAGCCAGATCTGTAGAAAATGATACTGCTGAGTCAAGCGATTGTATCATTACCAGTCCAATGCTCACTCCGGTCTCTGGTAAAACTGTTAAAGCTTCTAAGGCAAAGGCTAAAAACAGTAAAGCTGGGCCTCAGACACCTACGTCAAATGTTG GTTCACCACTCAATCCACCAACTCCTGTTGGCACGTGCCGCTACGACAGTTCACTAG GACTTTTGACAAAAAAATTCATTAACTTACTCAAGCAAGCTCCAGATGGCATTCTAGATTTAAACAATGCTGCAGAAACACTAGAG GTTCAAAAGCGACGCATATATGACATTACCAATGTGCTTGAAGGCATTGGACTAATAGAGAAGACACTTAAGAATAGAATCCGTTGGAA GGCCCTGGATGATTCAAGTGTTCACTTAGACAACGGTATTTCTGCTTTGCAG GCAGAAGTTGAAAATCTTAGTCTGCAGGAGCAAGCACTAGATGAGCGTATGAG TGACATGCGTGAAAAATTAAGGGAGTTAACCGAAGATGAAAATAATAAAAG GTGGATCTATGTGACTGAAGACGATATCAAGGGATTACCCAGCTTTCAG AATTACACACTAATAGCAATTAAAGCACCTCATGGTACTACACTTGAAGTACCAGATCCAGATGAG GCGGGTGATTATCTCCAAAGGAGATATAGAATTGTATTAAGAAGTACAATGGGACCAATAGATGTTTACTTAGTTAG TCAATTTGATGAGAACATTGAGGAATTGGGTGATGTTATGCCCAGACATCAACCTACTGAAGATTTCAATACAACATATGCTGCACAAAGTAGCACGCCAATCGATGTGGCACATGATGTACAGCAGAGCCAGAAGATTCCCCAGGATCCTAGTACTTTACATGACTTTGGAGGGATGACAAGGCTTACTGCTTCAGACGTCCAA ACTTCTGATTACTGGCTCCTAACAGAGGGGGATGTTAGCATGACTGATATTTGGAGAACAGAAC AAGAAGTGCAGTGGGACCAGATGGATTTCTTGTCTGAAGATGTTGTCACCCCTCGAGCCCATAATCAGCAGCCGGTCACAGCTGACGGGCCACATATGGAGGTTCCAAGCATGGATAAACCATAA
- the LOC110434977 gene encoding 2-Cys peroxiredoxin BAS1, chloroplastic, translated as MACSFAAATTVSSAPTPASRPLAAAPQSVSVARSAVATAARPLRLAASRSARATRLVARAGGVDDLPLVGNKAPDFEAEAVFDQEFINVKLSDYIGKKYVILFFYPLDFTFVCPTEITAFSDRYEEFEKLNTEVLGVSIDSVFSHLAWVQTDRKSGGLGDLKYPLISDVTKSISKAFGVLIPSQGIALRGLFIIDKEGVIQHSTINNLAIGRSVDETMRTLQALQYVQENPDEVCPAGWKPGEKSMKPDPKGSKEYFAAI; from the exons ATGGCCTGCTccttcgccgccgccaccaccgtcTCTTCCGCCCCCACCCCGGCCTCTAGGCCCCTCGCCGCTGCCCCGCAGTCCGTCTCCGTCGCCCGCTCCGCGGTCGCCACCGCCGCCAGGCCGCTCCGCCTCGCCGCCTCCAGATCCGCGCGGGCCACCAGACTCGTCGCCCGCGCCGGCGGCGTC GATGACTTGCCGCTGGTCGGGAACAAGGCTCCAGACTTCGAGGCCGAGGCTGTGTTCGACCAGGAGTTCATCAAC gtgaagctctcTGATTACATTGGGAAGAAGTACGTCATTCTGTTCTTCTACCCCTTGGATTTCACCTTCGTCTGCCCGACCG AGATTACTGCCTTCAGTGATAGATACGAGGAATTCGAGAAGTTGAACACTGAGGTTCTTGGCGTCTCCATTGACAGTGTG TTCTCCCACCTTGCATGGGTGCAGACAGACAGGAAGTCTGGTGGGCTTGGCGATCTTAAATACCCACTTATTTCTGATGTCACCAAATCAATTTCAAAGGCCTTTGGTGTTCTGATCCCTAGccag GGTATTGCTCTGAGAGGACTGTTCATCATTGACAAGGAGGGAGTGATTCAGCACTCTACCATTAACAACCTTGCCATTGGTCGTAGTGTGGATGAGACCATGAGGACCCTTCAG GCATTGCAGTACGTCCAGGAGAACCCAGACGAGGTGTGCCCGGCCGGCTGGAAGCCAGGGGAGAAGTCGATGAAGCCCGACCCCAAGGGAAGCAAAGAGTACTTCGCGGCCATCTAG